From Elephas maximus indicus isolate mEleMax1 chromosome 25, mEleMax1 primary haplotype, whole genome shotgun sequence, the proteins below share one genomic window:
- the OXT gene encoding oxytocin-neurophysin 1 has product MARSCLLCCLLGLLALTSACYIQNCPLGGKRAVLDLDVRKCLPCGPGGKGRCFGPSICCGDELGCFVGTAEALRCQEENYLPSPCQSGQKPCGNGGRCAVAGICCSPDGCGMDPACDPETAFSHL; this is encoded by the exons ATGGCCCGCTCCTGCCTCCTCTGCTGCCTGCTGGGCCTCCTGGCGCTGACCTCCGCCTGCTACATCCAGAACTGCCCGCTGGGCGGCAAGAGGGCCGTGCTGGACCTCGACGTGCGCAAG TGCCTCCCCTGCGGCCCCGGGGGCAAGGGGCGCTGCTTCGGGCCCAGCATCTGCTGTGGGGACGAGCTGGGCTGCTTCGTGGGCACCGCCGAGGCCCTGCGCTGCCAGGAGGAGAACTACCTGCCGTCGCCTTGCCAGTCTGGCCAGAAGCCATGCGGGAACGGTGGCCGCTGCGCCGTGGCCGGCATCTGCTGCAGCCCGG ACGGCTGCGGCATGGATCCCGCCTGCGACCCGGAGACTGCCTTCTCCcacctgtga